The following are from one region of the Hymenobacter sp. YIM 151858-1 genome:
- a CDS encoding glycosyltransferase family 4 protein encodes MRIAFISLMYDAPWGGSEVLWSRVAAEALTQGHEVLVCTHAWPNLAAPLQALQRKGAQFYLRPRYNGSVSFRMKSGFRRMLNGGKLDEVRALERFAPDVVLVSQGGWNDLFYHSQVRAWLQQVPYLLICHNYQDPVRLAESQREQFAKMFAEAREVLMISGNQLKTIKRQLAAELANARVVQNPLNLPTVYPIPYPEPSTNGPIAQLAVVASFDVDRKGQDVLLETLSAYQWLQREWHLNLYGQGPDKTYLERLIKYYGLAEKVTLHGHVSDSSHIWTHNHILVLPSRIESGPMVLQEALLCGRAVVAADVGLVRMWLDDGETGIIADASTATSLNTALERAWACRDKWQTMGNLGYKRTNERLETNPSSALLADLIKVVSGPFVEV; translated from the coding sequence ATGAGAATAGCCTTCATATCCCTGATGTACGATGCCCCATGGGGGGGAAGCGAGGTACTCTGGTCGCGCGTGGCAGCCGAGGCATTGACTCAGGGGCACGAAGTATTGGTGTGCACGCATGCTTGGCCCAACTTAGCAGCGCCGTTGCAAGCCCTGCAACGCAAGGGCGCACAGTTTTACCTGCGGCCGCGTTACAACGGCAGCGTTAGCTTTCGAATGAAGAGCGGTTTCAGACGGATGCTGAACGGGGGTAAGCTGGATGAGGTACGGGCTTTAGAGCGTTTTGCTCCCGATGTGGTGCTCGTAAGCCAAGGGGGGTGGAACGATCTTTTTTACCATTCACAAGTAAGGGCATGGCTTCAGCAGGTGCCCTATTTGCTGATTTGCCACAATTACCAAGACCCGGTTCGATTAGCGGAGTCGCAGCGCGAGCAATTTGCTAAGATGTTTGCCGAAGCTCGAGAAGTGCTGATGATATCCGGCAACCAGCTAAAAACGATCAAGCGGCAACTGGCTGCTGAATTGGCCAATGCACGGGTGGTGCAAAACCCGCTCAATCTACCAACCGTTTACCCAATTCCCTACCCTGAACCCAGTACCAACGGGCCAATAGCGCAGTTGGCTGTAGTGGCCAGCTTCGATGTAGACAGAAAAGGACAGGATGTATTGCTGGAAACGCTTAGTGCATACCAATGGCTCCAGCGTGAGTGGCATCTTAATCTTTACGGTCAAGGACCTGACAAAACGTACCTCGAACGGCTTATTAAATACTATGGCTTGGCGGAAAAGGTAACGCTACATGGGCATGTATCTGATAGCAGTCATATTTGGACGCATAATCACATACTTGTGCTTCCTTCGCGAATCGAATCTGGGCCTATGGTATTGCAAGAAGCACTACTGTGCGGGCGAGCAGTAGTTGCGGCCGATGTAGGTTTGGTGCGCATGTGGCTTGATGATGGTGAAACTGGTATTATCGCCGATGCTTCGACTGCAACTTCGTTGAATACTGCTTTAGAGCGGGCTTGGGCTTGCAGAGACAAATGGCAAACTATGGGTAACCTAGGCTACAAGCGCACCAATGAGCGCCTAGAGACTAACCCATCCTCGGCGTTATTAGCGGATTTGATTAAGGTTGTTTCGGGGCCCTTTGTTGAGGTTTAA
- a CDS encoding glycosyltransferase family 4 protein, which translates to MKILFTTQALSIGGIEVLALRLSEAFAFAGHEVLLYDFNPERQNQNLVAQFDTTRFRLLSFRPTAAADWAVWKLHAAFFKTGLLRNFRPRLIERHFAKALAAERPDVICSLSFHQDYLACKHAAALGIPVVISMHGTYEYAAPEWPERAAFIYEHAKAIIYAADKNMSWYKAQPYYQTAKPAYKIYTGTSIDKPLPKKLTRTDLGISDEAFVFILVARGIPEKGWREAIEAFVQLRADYPNVVLLLVGEGEYLETLKQAYGKAPGVVFYGSHPNSVELVALANVGLLPSYFPIETLPNVIVDYLLCRLPVVASEIGEIPHMLKTHDGYTAGEVLRLPQAGRGVDVQELYQAMKKLVADPLYYRQQVARAEEVLHKFDIRDCVAGYTRVLNAALNA; encoded by the coding sequence ATGAAGATCCTTTTCACCACGCAAGCCTTATCAATCGGCGGCATCGAAGTGCTGGCGCTTCGTCTGTCGGAGGCCTTTGCATTTGCGGGTCATGAGGTGTTGCTATACGATTTCAACCCGGAGCGCCAAAACCAGAACTTGGTAGCGCAATTTGATACCACGCGCTTCCGGCTGCTGTCGTTTCGGCCAACTGCCGCCGCCGACTGGGCGGTTTGGAAGTTGCACGCTGCTTTTTTCAAAACAGGCTTGCTGCGCAATTTCAGACCTAGGTTGATCGAAAGGCACTTTGCCAAGGCACTTGCTGCGGAGCGCCCCGATGTAATCTGCTCTTTGTCATTTCATCAGGACTACCTGGCTTGCAAACATGCGGCAGCTCTAGGAATACCGGTGGTCATATCGATGCACGGCACCTACGAGTACGCTGCGCCCGAATGGCCCGAGCGCGCCGCGTTCATATACGAGCACGCCAAGGCAATTATCTACGCCGCTGATAAGAACATGAGCTGGTACAAGGCGCAACCTTACTATCAAACCGCCAAACCAGCTTACAAGATTTACACGGGTACAAGCATCGACAAGCCCCTTCCCAAGAAACTCACCCGCACCGACCTAGGAATCAGCGATGAAGCATTCGTGTTCATACTGGTTGCCCGCGGAATCCCGGAAAAGGGTTGGCGTGAAGCAATCGAGGCGTTTGTTCAACTCAGGGCTGATTATCCTAACGTTGTGCTGCTGCTGGTAGGGGAGGGCGAGTACCTCGAAACGCTAAAGCAGGCCTATGGAAAGGCTCCAGGAGTAGTGTTCTACGGCTCGCACCCCAACTCCGTAGAGCTTGTTGCCTTAGCGAACGTTGGATTGTTGCCGAGCTATTTTCCCATCGAAACGTTACCCAATGTTATTGTCGACTACTTGCTGTGCCGTTTGCCTGTAGTTGCTTCTGAGATAGGGGAAATACCGCACATGCTGAAAACCCACGACGGGTATACTGCTGGTGAGGTACTTAGGCTGCCGCAAGCAGGCAGGGGCGTAGATGTGCAGGAACTCTACCAGGCCATGAAAAAGCTGGTTGCTGATCCGCTATACTACCGGCAGCAAGTAGCACGTGCCGAAGAGGTGTTGCATAAGTTCGATATTCGTGACTGCGTAGCCGGTTACACCCGTGTGCTGAACGCTGCCCTAAACGCATGA